Proteins from a single region of Acidimicrobiales bacterium:
- a CDS encoding RNA polymerase sigma factor, producing MERSDAELLGAVADGDREALRLLHDRHAAWIRSRLRRRCGDDDIVLDALQDTFVAVWRGAAAFDGRGEPAAWMWGIAIRRLIGVLRKRSRWAPVGPPSHEAATEEALVVDAAEQVLLGVEHGDLGSALRLLSPELRAVVQATVLDGLTTREAGRLLGIPSGTVKTRMMRAKAQLRGALA from the coding sequence GTGGAACGCAGCGACGCGGAGCTGCTCGGCGCGGTGGCCGATGGCGACCGCGAGGCGCTGCGCCTGCTCCACGACCGCCACGCCGCCTGGATCCGCTCCCGCCTGCGCCGGCGCTGCGGGGACGACGACATCGTGCTCGACGCGTTGCAGGACACGTTCGTGGCCGTGTGGCGGGGCGCGGCCGCGTTCGACGGCCGGGGCGAGCCGGCGGCGTGGATGTGGGGCATCGCCATCCGCCGACTCATCGGGGTGCTGCGAAAGCGCAGCCGTTGGGCGCCGGTCGGCCCGCCGTCGCACGAGGCCGCCACGGAAGAGGCTCTCGTCGTCGACGCGGCCGAGCAGGTGCTTCTCGGCGTGGAGCACGGCGACCTCGGAAGCGCCCTTCGCCTCCTGTCGCCCGAGCTGCGGGCGGTGGTCCAGGCGACCGTCCTCGACGGGCTCACGACCCGCGAGGCGGGGCGGCTGCTCGGGATCCCGTCCGGGACGGTCAAGACGCGCATGATGCGCGCCAAGGCACAACTACGAGGGGCGCTCGCATGA